In the Silurus meridionalis isolate SWU-2019-XX chromosome 6, ASM1480568v1, whole genome shotgun sequence genome, one interval contains:
- the LOC124387191 gene encoding WD repeat-containing protein 97-like — translation MVHTSVGPHVLSHGLQHVSHFPCEDEVTLMSCGVAEDGFLSLHRSGRVRFYTSDGSLKAPPTRNTVPYKGVAFTHVPGRLVGWGGGEKLTLLDTNLTPLTYAQDELDIRVCQMLKGSRELVTAGAGNVCVWSLGHMVCRVRVVDGFEDECVFTQLALVPGAAQKAPRALAVCGRSVSVVDLKQGSVLEHRTNLHRREITALVYCPLQDVVVTASKDVTMRVWGSHWELLMTFVGHTAVVTSLLLCPMSGLLLSSSLDSTLRYWSLQTGDQVKILTPPTGSAPPLSVGGPSSASTFFSFSTSNVDFWTFNRLYELHCKLREDSDVRPIRQILATPPGPRYPSRVVCVHGESDVTLVAAGTGEVITVFRGGVRVRCADYCLYREVLMVLTDEGAVIKASTLTNPGTLLDTWTNRENGRGKACCMAIYCHVVDEETLLEEWKNLQEERGEKPRLRKQLEEDKNRFLVMLGHHSGCVSVMQMDSGRVQYTGSAHNGQNITIIQAYPENNLLLTAAAQRHLQPVAALPAHTHML, via the exons ATGGTGCACACAAGTGTTGGTCCCCATGTCCTCAGTCACGGCCTGCAGCACGTCTCACATTTCCCCTGTGAGGACGAAGTGACCCTCATGTCATGTGGTGTGGCAGAAGACGGCTTCCTAAGTCTCCACCGCAGTGGGCGTGTTCGTTTCTACACCTCAGACGGGTCTCTAAAAGCTCCTCCCACCCGGAACACCGTACCATACAAGGGCGTCGCCTTCACACACGTCCCGGGCAGActggtggggtggggtgggggggagAAGCTCACACTGCTGGACACGAACCTCACACCTCTCACTTATGCACAGGATGAGCTGGACATCAGGGTGTGTCAG ATGTTAAAAGGTTCCCGGGAGCTGGTCACCGCCGGCGCggggaacgtgtgtgtgtggagtctgGGTCACATGGTGTGCCGGGTGCGTGTGGTGGACGGGTTTGAGGACGAGTGTGTGTTCACACAGCTGGCTCTGGTTCCTGGTGCTGCTCAGAAAGCTCCTCGAGCTCTTGCTGTGTGTGGGAGATCGGTCAGCGTGGTGGATCTGAAACAGGGTTCTGTACTGGAGCACAGAACCAATCTGCAtcgacg GGAGATTACAGCATTGGTGTACTGCCCCCTGCAGGATGTCGTGgtcactgcatccaaagatgtcacCATGAGGGTCTGGGGGTCACACTGGGAGCTGCTCATGACTTTTGTTGGACACACTG CTGTGGTCACGTCCCTGCTGCTGTGCCCCATGTCTGGTCTGCTGCTCTCCTCCTCCCTGGACTCCACACTGCGCTACTGGAGCCTACAGACAGGTGACCAGGTGAAGATCTTGACTCCGCCCACTGGTTCTGCCCCACCGCTGTCAGTAGGTGGGCCCAGCTCTGCGTCcaccttcttctccttttccacATCCAATGTTGACTTCTGGACCTTCAACAGACTGTACGAGCTCCACTGCAAGCTCAGAGAAGACTCAGATGTCAGGCCTATTCGTCAAATACTGGCCACGCCTCCAGGTCCTCGTTACCCTTCTCGGGTGGTGTGTGTCCATGGCGAGAGTGATGTGACGCTGGTGGCTGCAGGGACAGGGGAGGTGATAACGGTGTTCAGGGGCGGAGTCAGGGTCAGGTGTGCTGATTACTGCCTCTACAGAGAGGTGCTGATGGTACTGACAGATGAAGGTGCAGTGATCAAAGCCAGCACACTGACCAATCCGGGGACTCTGCTCGACACGTGGACCAATAGGGAAAATGGGCGTGGTAAAGCGTGCTGCATGGCGATATATTGTCACGTGGTGGATGAAGAAACACTGCTGGAGGAGTGGAAGAATCTgcaggaggagagaggagagaaaccAAGGCTGAGgaaacagctggaggaggataagaacag gttttTAGTCATGCTTGGACATCACAGTGGGTGTGTCAGTGTAATGCAAATGGATTCGGGGCGTGTTCAGTACACAGGCTCCGCCCACAATGGGCAAAACATTACCATCATACAGGCTTATCCAGAAAACAACCTTCTCCTTactgcag